In Calliopsis andreniformis isolate RMS-2024a chromosome 6, iyCalAndr_principal, whole genome shotgun sequence, the genomic window tttattttagttcAGTACTATATTTTTTCCCGATTTGTTTAACAAAATATTACAGAGCAGATTATCGGCAATTTTTTCCATCGACCGCTTTACGTATACATATGTAACATATGGATATATGTACGTATAGTACAGTTTTTATGGTAACTGTATGTACAAGTGCAATGATTCATTGTAGAATTTGTAAACTTTCGACTGTGTGGTGCGTACACGTAAGTTGTAAGTCTACTTTTAAATGTATAGAAAATGCATGAAACTTCCTAAAATTAactgtttttattatttttatattctctCTTTTAAACACAATCAAGACGTTATTTGATGGTTTCTTTTACATTCGTTTATGCAGAAGGACTTAGCTGGTTACGCACATGGATGGTaactgtattgtatttttaataaaccATTCCTTTAATAGGATAATTCAAGGAATTTCTGTGAATTTCACATGTACTTTCTGATGCTGTAGCACATAATGTATTGCAATAACATCGATACAGTGTTTCAATTATATTTCGAGTTTAGAGGAGAATGAAAGGGAGGCAAAGTGAATGAAAGAAAAGGGTAATATAGGCAGTAAGGTGGAAGAGATGGGAAGAaagacgagagagagagagagagagagagagagagagagagagagagagagagagagagagagagagagaggaaagggattttattcgatataaacgacagTATAGAAATAGGGCAAAACACACATTACGAAAAGTtcaattaatgaaaaatatttgcaCGAGTCGAGTAAACATTTATTTCCCGATCAATTAATTCAATAGTCGTCCAAGGCTTCCAATTCTGATAAAAAGTTCTCCATTAATGGTGGCCTTTGTTCATCCATATCGTTGTTCTTTTGTCTATGTCGCGTAGAATACTTAATATCCTTTTGTAGATCCTGCGACAATAAAAATTTCTGTTTTTTTCAATGAAGTATAGAGCAGACTTTGACATTGCCTCCTCACAATCTACATACATTATTGTATTACATgtattattgtatttaaaatCGCCTTTGTTTGTATATTCATACTTGAAATACATATCTATACCTAGGAACGTCATGGAAAACTTCTTACGTTATTAAATAAAGTGAAGAAGAGTTTCGATTTCGACCATGGAACAAAAGAAACGCGGCGTTTGTCTTCAAGTTCCTTGATGCAGTTTAAACTTCCTTTATTTCCGTCACAATCCGATCCGTACATGATCGGAAACATTGCGCGTTTCCTCGACATTGTGCCTCTGCAGGTGTGATGGAACGGGTACAATCTAAAGTAGATTGGTAAAGTACACAGTTAATAGTAGATAGTAAATAATCAGGTGAAGGTACAtgggtatatgtatacatatgtacattcaTAGATACATATACACACATATACTTACTCGCAATCTATGCTTTCGCCATGAACGTGAAAGTAGCAAAGGAAAAGAGCAAGAATTACCATGCATCGTTGGATGAACACGACAGcctgtaaaaatattaatttcaagCCTATTAGTTGATTTCGATTACATTCTCGACGTTGTAATGAAATAAACGAAAACAAATCCACAACTATTTGACAAATCTTACATAGATTCGGCTATAACGAGGGACCAAAGTCTCTAAATTTCGTTTCTTCTTATGTTCGACTTTCTACGAGAGGAAAAGGACATTTTTATTCAAAATCGATATCAGATCCCCATTTATTTTCAATGTGACG contains:
- the LOC143180607 gene encoding uncharacterized protein LOC143180607; translated protein: MTTAVVFIQRCMVILALFLCYFHVHGESIDCELYPFHHTCRGTMSRKRAMFPIMYGSDCDGNKGSLNCIKELEDKRRVSFVPWSKSKLFFTLFNNDLQKDIKYSTRHRQKNNDMDEQRPPLMENFLSELEALDDY